AACACTCAGCTCCTTAATTGGTTCTCCAGAGCCACCATCGTCATTTCGATCTTCCCGGTTGAAACGTGTTTCAATTCCATGTAGATACATAGAGCAAAAAGTAAGACATTCGTTGTTGATGTATGCCTCGGCAATGGAACCTTCAGGTCGTGCCTTGTTTCGTACATATTGCTTTAGTGTGTGTAAATACCTATTTCAAGATCAGACATTGATTCAATGAAAGACAATATAATAGAGAGATTCAATGTATTCAAAGTTACTTGTATTATGATAAAAAGCAAGACACGTCAAGTTTAGCAAAAGTAATAGGATTTGGAAAATTATCCAGTATGGGTAGATAGCGTTGTCACCACTCTGTTTGATCACTTCGCAAAATATATCCATCTCTGGATTTTGTATCTGATAACTTGTAAGCAAATGACATTTACAGACAGATCACCAATCAACTGAATTCAAAAAGACAAGCTACGGATGTAGATGTTTATAATAGGTGGCATCAGCGTATTCAGAAACATGAACATCATCTGTATACTTGAGCAAAGTAGTATAACCTCAAAAAATGAGAGCAATTGTGATAGTAATTACCTTTCAATTGGGTACATCCAACGATATTGCACGGGTCCACCAAGAATAGCTTCATGTGGTAAGTGAACTATCAAGTGAACCATAATATCAAAAAATGTTGGTGGAAAAATCTGCTCCAACTTGCATAGTAGTAAGGAAACATCCTTTTCCATTTTCTCTAGTACTTCCAGTCTTAGTGTCTTCGAACACAATTCCTTAAAGAAAACACCAAGCTCAACTAATGCACTAGATATATTTTTCGGCAGGAAACCACGCAGTGCAACAGGAAGAATCCGTTGTAGAAATACATGACAATCATGGCTCTTCATTCCGGATACCTTACCATCTTTTTCCTTTACACACCGAGCAATGTTTGAGGCATAGCCGTCAGGAAACTTCACCGACTTCAACCACTCGCATAATATTTTTCTCTCTGGAACCGATAAAGTATAAGATGCAGGTGGCTTGATTAACTTGTTACCTCTCTTAGTTAGATGCATCTCCTTCTTCAAACCCAATCTTTCCAGGTCTGCTCTAGATCTTATCGTatctttagttttcttctctatGGCCATCAGCGTTCCTACAACACTATCACAAATATTTTTCTCCACATGCATAACATCAACATTGTGACGCAACTTATTAGTCTTCCAATATGTAAATTCGAAAAAAATACTCTTTTTTGTCCAATTTAACTCAAAATCATAACGTTTTCTCTTTTTGGTGTTCGGTGCCTTCCCAAAATCTTGTTTCTCGATGACTTCTAGCTGTAATAACACATCATCTCCAGACAACTCCTTCGGATTTGACCCTTTTTCGacttttccatcaaataaatgtttGCCCCTGTCTCTCCAAGCATGAGTTCGAGGCAAAAAACGACGATGACCCATGTAACATATCTTCCGTCCACTCTTCAACCACATTGAACGCGTATCTTTATTACAAACTGCGCAAGCTAGATACCCATGAGTACTCCATCCAGACAAGTTCCCATATGCAGGAAAATCATTGATCGTCCATAACAACGCAGCATGAAGCTGAAATACTTCCTTTGAATCTTCATCAAAAGTCTTCACACCAATTTCCCATAACTCTTTTAATTCATTTATCAGTGGCCTTAGATAAACGTCGATATCATTTCCGGGACTGTTAGGCCCTGGTATTAGTAGAGTCAAAAATATGAAGGGCTCTCTCATGCATCTCCAAGGTGGCAAATTATACGGAACAACAATTACATGCCAAATACTATGTGGTTTTCCATTGAGGTCATTAGATGGAATAAACCCATCGCTTGCAATGCCAAGTCAGATATTACGTGAATCTCTGGCAAACCACTTGTGATTCTCATCGAGCTCTTGCCCAATTTTAGAATCTGTTGGATGCCTAAACACATTTTTCTCCCTTTTCTGTATCTTTTTCCAATATTTCATATCTTTAGCAGTCATCCTTGACATGAACAATCTCTGCAACCTTGGCTTGAGTGGAAAATAACGCAGTACTTTCTGAGGTATCTTCTTTCCTTTTCCCTCGACAACTTTATACCTCGTCTCATTACACTTGGGACAGTTTTCAAGATTCTCATTTTCCTTCCAGAATAGTGCACAGTCGTATCTGCATGCATGAATTACTGTATAACCAAGTCCAAGGTTCCTCAATAGTTTCTTAGCCTCGTAATAGGTGTTTGGAAGTGTCTCACCTTCAGGCAATGCTGCTTTAATTAAATCAAGGATCATCTGGAATGACTTGTTATTCATGTGATTCATTATCTTGATATGCATCAACCTCATAACAAACTCTAACTTCGAAAAATTCTTGCAATTAGGATACAAAGGCTCGCAGGCATCCTTCAAGAGACTGTCAAACATATCTATGTTTTCACAATTGTCTTGTGTACCTGAACATTCATTGTTGTTTGCTCTGGCACACACATCTTCAAGAAGTTCACTAACCCCATTATTTGTATAACCTTGTGtttcttcctcatcaacatcgtcatcatcagagACAATTTCATAATCTTCTCCATGGTGTATCCATAGTGtataatccttgtgtattccaaaaTCTTGCAAGTGATCTTTAACCACCTGGATGGGCTCCAAATGACCATTTTTGCATCTGGCACAAGGGCAACGAGTCCTTCCCATGCTATCTGTGTGATCGCGAACAATCTAGCCTTTTGGGATGCATTCCATCTGTTAAaatcaattgattttgatttttagacGCATATTTTGAATTCTTTGCTGTTATTCTCCAATGTAATCTGTTATATTTGTTCTGTTTGTTTGTGACCGAAGTGGTGTTTACAGGTACACTAGTTGCACATTAGGTAATTGAGGCATTGAAGGAGAAGAACAAAGAATGTCTTGCGAGTACCAGTGGAAGTGCCATATACAACACAAGGTCAAAATTAAAACTGAAAGAGGTGGCGAGGAAGTCAGTGGCGCAGGAGGTAATTTCGCCGTCAACCCAATACTATTACATAGAAGTGCCAAGAAAAGATGTAAATCCAGATGAGTTGCATGATAACATGTGGTGTCATCTAGACTTTACGTAGTTGGAAAATTGTATTCCGTGTGTTAGTGATAATAATTCCTGTTCATTCATGTGATTGGGTTTCTTTTCTAGGGACATATTAATAGGTGCACAGTTCTTAAAGTCAAGATATATGTAGTTTACTACACTGGACCACTCTAATGTTACACTGAGTGTTGGAACCAAGTATTTGGCTTCTTTAGCACGTTCTCTAATAAAACTGAGCTGTCTAGAGTTTATTTGGCTTGTATAGTGCTCATGTAGTGAATGAATATTATGTAGATTGGTTGGTCTATTAGGATCAAATACTGCAATTTGTTAGGTCCCTTTTCAAGGCTTGACTTATTTGTATGTACTTGTTCAATAGGATGCTGGATCAGTTAATCATCCACATAAAGATAGCAATGTGATGGAGGAAAACACTCCAGCCTAAAATGAAAGGATCAATGTGGCATGGTGCTTTCAGACTGATGCAGGACCAGTTAGTCATCTACAGAAAGAAAGCATTTTGATGGAGGAAGACACTCTGATCTCGAAGGTAGGGATCGATGTGACCCAATGTTTCCAGACCTATTAGGTAGTTGTTTTAATTTTCAAGCTTCTTCGACGAGTATATTTGCAATAACATTGTAGAAACTTATTCTAGCTATATATAAACATAGCTTTTTGACTCTCAAAAATGCAGCATTTGAACTTTTTCAAGAGGTTTCTAAAAAAGAATAACACAAGACTTGTGAGTCAAAGATGTAACCAGCAGGAAAGGAAGTCTTTCTTTTGATTGCTTGTGACAGTAATGATATTTACAAGTCTCTAGCAAACTATGGTGTACACGGTGGaccattattattattgtgttttgaGTGTGGAAAGTAAAGGAATGTGCTGATGAATACTTGGCTTCTTTAGCTAGTTCCTCTGGAATATATTGGGCATGTATTTTGCGTAAGTAATGAACAAATTTTGTATATTAGTTGGTCTATCAGCTTCCTCTGCAGGCTTGACGTGATGTTATTTGTACTTGCTCATTAGGGTGAAGGACCAGTTAAGGATCCACTAAATGGTAGCAATATGATGGAGGAAGACGTTCCGACCTCGAAGGAAGGGATGGAGATAACCCAGTTTTATCAGACCGATCAGGTACTAATTTTGTTTTCCTATCTTCTTGGAAGAGTTTATTCTTTATAATGTTCTGTAGATACTTATGCCCAATAAATGCAAGGTGGTCTATCAGGACTGAACAACATGATTTTATTTCTACTTTTTCGTTAGAAAAAAATACCAGGTAGTGATCCACCAGAAGATGGCAAAGATGCGATGAATTTTTGTTTCATATTCTGAAAATTAttatgttgatttttgttttcccCAAAAGTGCTAATTAGTAAAGATGAGATGAATTTTTTAAGTCAAAGATGCCCCTCATACTGCACTTTGTTAGAGGTGCACTAAATATTTAGCTATATTTAGATTGTATATACCGGGAATATATGTAGATTGTGTTtagtgattttatttttacttcctAAATATTGGggataaaatctttttaattgtAGAAAAAGTCTTTTACTAGTCCGCCAAAGAAAAAGATATTCCGCCAAAATTTTCATGATATTTCAAAAAGTCCGCCAAAATTTTTATTTAGTCTAGATTGTGGCCATAAACTTCGGATAACTGATCACGTTTCCCTTTTATACTGAAACAAAACCTCTTTTCAtgtatcacaaaaaaaaaactcaagtaCAAAACCCTAAATCTGAACTTGAAAGAGGTAACCATCTTGACCtttgattttgatcttcaatTATTTCTCTTCATCTTAATTATTGTAAGTGCAAATCAGTATCTCTAATCTCTCATACTAACTATCAGTATCCCTAATCTCTCCTACCAAAACAGAGATCTGTTTTGGGTTTGTGGTCAGTGACTCAAAACTGGTAtttgggagaattttttgtgatgaaaacttgagaaaaaaaaatcttgtggTGATTTATCAAAGTTTCTCCTTGAActtatttcttcattttttttttgatttttagtctctggttttcttttttgttatttttggttCTTTTATTAATTTGATTTTTGAGTGTCTACTGTTCTTTCTTGTTAACCTTGATGCTTTTGATATATTTTCCTTACAGTTTGTTGATCATTTACTTTTTGTGTTTCATTATCAGGAGTACTACCAATTTTAATCAAGGGATAATGGCACCAGGTGGAGTTAGACCCCCTCGCACATCACACGCAGCCTCTCAGTTGTCACGCACTTGTAATTGAGTTAATCACATACCTAGaaattattttcttggaattattaTGTTGATTTTCGGCAGACGCAGTATTATCTAACTCCCATATCTCTTGACAAATAGATCTGCCAAAGATTAACAAAGCAGGAAGAGGGGATGCTCTTAATGCAAAGCTTAATGAtcacataaggaaaaagaaagaaaatcctaCAATAACGATCAAACCAGGTAATAAGATTCCAACTGGGGATTGGGCCACTGAATTCCAAACTGAAATAGGAATCATCGTCAAAAAGTTTGCACCGTGGTCGACTCGCCCCAAATGGAAGTCAATTGGAAAATCAGATCTGAAGAAATTTTATGATCTCATATTGGTAATCATATACTTATTTTTGAATCATTTTAGTGTCCCTACTGTTATGTTCTTGTTGCACAAACTACGGCTTTGTTAATTAGAACTCTCTTTGCGTAGTTTCTTTGTTGCTGGTGCTAACAGAAATTTGTTTGGTGATTGTGAACTTAGGAAAAATTCACTATTGATCTACATGTAGTAAGCATTCAGAAGGCGGTCAACACAATGCTAGCAAATGAGTACAGACAGTTCAGATGCACACTTCACAAACACTACCTGCAGTACAAACAAGATGGAACAGAACGGGAAAACCCGCATCATCAGGTTAAGCATGAGGATTGGGAGAAACTTTGCACTTGGTTTGAGTCTGATGAGTTTCAGGTAATATTGGTGTTCGATCCTTATTGTATTTATAAGATTTATTTGTGGTAGTCATATTGGTGGTATTCAGACTTCAGTAGTAGTCGTATTTATGATATCTATGTAGCATCAATCTGCATTGAACCGTCTTCTTTGGTTTTGAGTGCAGACAAGTAGCACTCAAGGTAAAAAAAGTCGACAAGCGAATACAACCATTCATTGTACGGGGTCAAAACCTTTTTCCAGCTAAGAGAAGAAATGGTA
Above is a genomic segment from Papaver somniferum cultivar HN1 chromosome 10, ASM357369v1, whole genome shotgun sequence containing:
- the LOC113315670 gene encoding uncharacterized protein LOC113315670, with the translated sequence MGRTRCPCARCKNGHLEPIQVVKDHLQDFGIHKDYTLWIHHGEDYEIVSDDDDVDEEETQGYTNNGVSELLEDVCARANNNECSGTQDNCENIDMFDSLLKDACEPLYPNCKNFSKLEFVMRLMHIKIMNHMNNKSFQMILDLIKAALPEGETLPNTYYEAKKLLRNLGLGYTVIHACRYDCALFWKENENLENCPKCNETRYKVVEGKGKKIPQKVLRYFPLKPRLQRLFMSRMTAKDMKYWKKIQKREKNVFRHPTDSKIGQELDENHKWFARDSRNI